Proteins from a single region of Streptomyces sp. HUAS 15-9:
- a CDS encoding Gfo/Idh/MocA family protein has product MNRPLRWVLVGASDIAATRMIPAMRALGQEPVAVLSGSPERGRRFAERHQVPVAAGTLEEALSVPADAVYISTTNELHRDQAVDAAAAGRHVLCEKPLAMTLDDAADIVRAARAAGVVLGTNHHLRASPVIRSIQKLVADGGIGRPLAVRVHHAVELPERLRGWRLKNPTAGGGVVFDITVHDADALRFVLGREVLDVTATAVNQGLAAPGVEDAAMAVLRLEDDVLACAHDAFTVPHAGTALEVHGTDGSVFATDAMTQDPDGEVVLRRGGTSTPVDVGPRDDLYITGLRAFADAVHGDGTPLATGTDGFASLAVALAVRDALRTGTRTPVTPISTLEDEAL; this is encoded by the coding sequence ATGAACAGGCCCTTGCGGTGGGTCCTGGTCGGAGCGAGCGACATCGCCGCCACGCGGATGATTCCCGCGATGCGGGCGCTCGGCCAGGAGCCGGTGGCCGTCCTCAGCGGCAGTCCCGAGCGCGGCCGGCGATTCGCCGAGCGTCATCAGGTGCCGGTAGCTGCGGGCACGCTCGAGGAGGCCCTGTCGGTGCCGGCGGACGCGGTGTACATCAGCACCACCAACGAACTGCACCGAGACCAGGCCGTTGACGCCGCGGCGGCGGGTCGGCACGTGCTGTGCGAGAAGCCGCTGGCGATGACCCTGGACGACGCCGCCGACATCGTCCGCGCCGCACGCGCCGCTGGGGTGGTGCTCGGCACCAACCACCACCTGCGCGCCTCGCCCGTTATTAGATCGATCCAAAAGCTGGTGGCGGACGGTGGCATCGGCCGGCCCCTGGCGGTCCGGGTCCACCACGCCGTCGAGCTCCCCGAGCGGTTGCGCGGCTGGCGGCTGAAGAACCCCACCGCCGGCGGTGGAGTCGTCTTCGACATCACCGTCCACGATGCCGACGCCCTGCGCTTCGTGCTCGGCCGGGAGGTGCTCGACGTGACCGCGACCGCCGTCAACCAGGGGCTGGCCGCACCCGGTGTCGAGGACGCCGCCATGGCGGTACTGCGTCTTGAGGACGACGTCCTCGCCTGCGCCCACGACGCGTTCACCGTCCCGCACGCCGGGACGGCCCTGGAGGTGCACGGCACCGACGGCTCGGTGTTCGCCACCGACGCGATGACCCAGGACCCCGACGGCGAGGTGGTGCTCCGCCGGGGCGGCACCAGCACGCCCGTCGACGTCGGCCCCCGCGACGACCTCTACATCACCGGCCTGCGGGCCTTCGCCGACGCCGTCCACGGCGACGGCACGCCTCTGGCCACGGGCACCGACGGATTCGCGTCCCTCGCCGTCGCCCTCGCCGTCCGTGACGCGCTGCGCACCGGCACCCGCACCCCCGTGACACCCATCAGCACCCTGGAGGACGAGGCGTTGTGA
- a CDS encoding LacI family DNA-binding transcriptional regulator has translation MGKARVTLADVAADAKVSRATVSLVLRESPLVADSTRARVRASMDRLGYVYHRGAASLRSRRSHTVGLLVTDVSNPFFAELTVGVEAALADAGIVVLLGHNYESTAKQADLTRVMQEYGADGLLITPAHDTTAADLRPLVTARVPHLLVVRYVDGHPAPYVGADNVVGARAATEHLLEHGARKVAFLGGPERSSARYDRQRGVEEALAARRRTLPASRSVPSPATRQGGYEAALDMLRRKDRPDAIVCYSDVVAFGVLLACEELGIRVGEDVRVTGFDDIAESAMQHPALTTVAIRPRELGERAAQLLIRRIERPDGPPESDVSVPQLVVRASCGCRPEEHSEKETV, from the coding sequence ATGGGCAAGGCTAGGGTCACGCTGGCGGACGTGGCGGCGGACGCGAAGGTCTCACGTGCGACCGTGTCGCTCGTGCTGAGGGAGAGCCCGCTGGTCGCGGACTCGACCCGGGCGCGCGTGCGTGCGTCGATGGACCGGCTCGGGTACGTCTACCACCGCGGTGCCGCAAGCCTGCGCAGCCGCCGCTCGCACACCGTGGGACTGCTCGTCACCGATGTCTCCAACCCCTTCTTCGCCGAACTGACGGTCGGTGTGGAGGCGGCCCTCGCGGACGCGGGCATCGTCGTCCTGCTCGGCCACAACTACGAGTCCACGGCCAAGCAGGCCGACCTGACCCGGGTGATGCAGGAGTACGGAGCGGACGGCCTGCTGATCACCCCGGCGCACGACACCACCGCCGCGGATCTGCGTCCCCTGGTGACGGCCCGGGTTCCGCATCTGCTGGTCGTCCGCTACGTCGACGGCCACCCCGCCCCGTACGTGGGGGCCGACAATGTGGTGGGCGCCCGTGCCGCCACCGAGCACCTGCTGGAACACGGGGCGCGCAAGGTCGCCTTCCTCGGCGGGCCCGAGCGCTCCTCGGCACGGTACGACCGCCAGCGCGGCGTGGAGGAGGCGCTGGCCGCCAGACGGCGCACGCTCCCGGCGAGCAGGTCGGTGCCCAGCCCCGCGACCCGGCAGGGTGGATACGAGGCGGCACTCGACATGCTGCGCCGCAAGGACCGCCCCGACGCCATCGTGTGCTACAGCGACGTCGTCGCCTTCGGTGTCCTCCTCGCCTGCGAGGAACTCGGGATCCGCGTCGGCGAGGACGTGCGGGTCACGGGCTTCGACGACATCGCGGAGTCGGCCATGCAGCACCCGGCGCTGACCACCGTGGCCATCAGGCCTCGTGAACTGGGTGAACGTGCCGCCCAGTTGCTCATCAGGCGCATAGAGCGTCCGGACGGCCCTCCGGAGAGCGACGTCAGTGTGCCCCAGCTGGTGGTGCGCGCCTCCTGTGGCTGCCGCCCCGAAGAACACAGTGAGAAGGAGACGGTATGA
- a CDS encoding GMC family oxidoreductase, with protein sequence MVDRFTYVVVGAGAAGCVVANRLSANPDHQVLLLEAGPADRSPLIHMPVGFTKLTSPKVNWRFETVPQRHLDGRPMYYPQGRTLGGSTSINAMIYIRGHRLDYDEWRDLGNKGWGYQDVLPYFRKSESNERLADEFHGTSGPMSVVEQLMHNPLTKAFVRAGQEIGLSYSHDFNGAEQDGVGYYDVTQRNARRESTATAFLRPARRRPNLTVVTEATATRVLVERGRAVGVTYLRGGKEYAAYADGEVILSGGAVNSPRLLLLSGIGPGEELSRLGIPVVHDLKGVGKNLQDHMDVYITAETAPVSYNQEDRWDRALRHGLQYLLFRTGPVTACVAEAGAFLRSSEEVRSPDIQIHCLPAYVVDHGRQRIKGHGVTINTCNLRPRSIGEVTLRSADPLVPPAIDPNFLADPYDWDVSMTAFEKGRELLATSAFAPLIKREHMPGAQVRTKQEIRAYIKQWSKTDYHPVGTCKMGGDDMAVVDTDLRVHGLEGLRVTDASIMPTLISGNTQAPSIMIGEKGAAHILGEA encoded by the coding sequence ATGGTCGACCGCTTCACCTACGTGGTCGTGGGCGCCGGGGCCGCCGGGTGCGTGGTGGCGAACCGGCTCAGCGCGAACCCGGATCACCAGGTACTTCTCCTGGAGGCCGGACCGGCGGACCGGTCTCCGTTGATCCACATGCCGGTCGGCTTCACCAAGCTCACCAGCCCGAAGGTCAACTGGCGCTTCGAGACGGTCCCCCAGCGCCATCTCGACGGCCGCCCGATGTACTACCCGCAGGGGAGAACGCTGGGCGGCAGCACCTCGATCAACGCCATGATCTACATCCGGGGCCACCGGCTGGACTACGACGAGTGGCGGGACCTGGGCAACAAGGGCTGGGGGTACCAGGACGTCCTGCCGTACTTCAGGAAGTCGGAGTCCAACGAGCGGCTCGCGGACGAGTTCCACGGCACCTCGGGGCCGATGAGCGTCGTCGAGCAGCTCATGCACAATCCCCTGACCAAGGCGTTCGTGCGAGCGGGCCAGGAGATCGGCCTCTCTTACAGCCACGATTTCAACGGCGCCGAACAGGACGGTGTCGGCTACTACGACGTCACCCAGCGCAACGCCCGGCGGGAGAGCACCGCCACCGCCTTCCTGCGACCGGCGCGGCGGCGCCCCAACCTCACCGTCGTCACGGAGGCGACGGCCACCCGGGTGCTGGTGGAGCGCGGCCGGGCGGTGGGCGTGACGTACCTGCGGGGCGGGAAGGAATACGCCGCCTACGCCGACGGCGAGGTGATCCTCAGCGGTGGTGCCGTCAACTCGCCTCGGCTGCTCCTGCTGTCCGGTATCGGGCCGGGCGAGGAACTGAGCCGACTCGGCATCCCCGTGGTCCACGACCTCAAGGGCGTGGGGAAGAACCTGCAGGACCACATGGATGTCTACATCACGGCTGAGACGGCCCCGGTCAGCTACAACCAGGAGGACCGCTGGGACCGCGCCCTGCGGCACGGGCTGCAGTACCTGCTGTTCCGCACCGGCCCGGTCACGGCGTGCGTGGCGGAGGCGGGCGCGTTCCTTCGCAGCAGCGAGGAGGTCCGCTCGCCCGACATCCAGATCCACTGTCTGCCGGCGTACGTCGTCGACCACGGCCGGCAGCGCATCAAGGGCCACGGGGTCACGATCAACACCTGTAATCTCCGCCCGCGCAGCATCGGAGAGGTGACGCTGCGCTCGGCCGACCCCCTCGTCCCGCCCGCCATCGACCCCAACTTCCTCGCAGACCCGTACGACTGGGACGTCTCGATGACGGCTTTCGAGAAGGGCCGCGAACTGCTGGCCACGTCCGCCTTCGCGCCGCTGATCAAGCGCGAGCACATGCCCGGAGCCCAGGTGCGCACCAAGCAGGAGATTCGCGCCTACATCAAGCAGTGGTCCAAGACCGACTACCACCCCGTGGGCACCTGCAAGATGGGCGGCGACGACATGGCCGTGGTCGACACGGACCTGCGCGTGCACGGGCTCGAGGGGCTGCGTGTGACAGACGCCTCCATCATGCCGACACTGATCAGCGGCAACACCCAGGCGCCGTCCATCATGATCGGCGAGAAGGGTGCCGCGCACATCCTGGGTGAGGCATGA
- a CDS encoding HAD family hydrolase, which produces MSDLAQAVIFDLDGTLVDSEPLYYESARRLFIDHGVRDYTWSDHEEFVGVGTKETLEVLRERYGIVTAVEELLRQQNRCYLELAGRSMHVFPQMRRLVGLLRGAGLPMAIASGSSRAAIMSVLRSAGLDDMISVVVSAEEVGRGKPAPDVFLEAAQRLGAAPGRCVVIEDAVPGVEAAYRAGMSCIAVPAGGTDVASFATAGLVFAEGRSAFVAETAYVWICGGSARRRDTRR; this is translated from the coding sequence ATGAGCGACCTTGCACAAGCAGTGATATTCGACTTGGACGGCACTCTGGTGGACAGCGAACCGCTGTACTACGAGTCGGCGCGCCGTCTCTTCATCGATCATGGCGTCAGGGACTACACCTGGTCGGACCACGAGGAGTTCGTCGGCGTCGGCACCAAGGAGACGCTCGAGGTGCTGCGGGAGCGGTACGGCATCGTGACCGCCGTCGAGGAGTTGCTGAGGCAGCAGAACCGGTGCTACCTGGAGCTGGCCGGCCGGTCGATGCACGTCTTTCCGCAGATGCGCAGGTTGGTCGGTCTGCTGCGAGGAGCCGGGCTGCCGATGGCGATTGCATCGGGATCTTCCCGGGCCGCCATCATGTCCGTGCTCCGCTCAGCCGGCCTGGACGACATGATCTCCGTGGTGGTGTCGGCCGAGGAGGTCGGCCGCGGTAAACCCGCCCCAGACGTGTTCCTGGAGGCCGCGCAGCGGCTGGGGGCTGCGCCGGGCCGCTGTGTCGTCATCGAGGACGCCGTACCAGGGGTGGAGGCGGCGTACCGGGCAGGGATGAGCTGCATCGCCGTCCCGGCCGGCGGGACGGATGTCGCGTCGTTCGCCACCGCCGGCCTGGTCTTCGCGGAGGGCCGGAGCGCCTTTGTGGCCGAGACGGCCTACGTGTGGATCTGCGGTGGGTCCGCCCGCCGCCGGGACACGCGGCGCTAG
- a CDS encoding MFS transporter: MPTVPSRTNATTLPIILGLSLAFTVTVVDPLVLSLNLPQVSRALHVPAQALGLLGGAATLVMASAVLAAGGLGDIFGLKRLLMLGLVVVTVVDLLSMFSPGYGFLLAMRFLDGLGMTALLAVPLALLKVSVPPEKRPLGIGVLMAVTTILCGVIPTFTGWAVVAVGWRFLFLIAPLLCLVSLWLTARYVPESPVQQGRRLDVVGVTLIGTALLVLVVGLAAAQNGISRPEALVPFAVSTVVAVFFVLHERQTPEPALDLALFRSAPFNVALAATLTLNFLAAGLSIVLGQFGSVVLSLSPEAIGLLYLPGTLLIAGALILAGSLVGKYTPRPVMVTGLLVMAASGLVMAGTAGPTMAVWLLVPTTWLCNLGSLVTSTSVSETVLSQAPPGHSGTVASVQMAFAMTGSALGPTVYLLLFNFFFQREWLADAKSRDLSVRKAEQAVDAVRSGMAQSPGGVGYDPNLLRQASGLKLGLDFADGLRLTMLAVSILPLMVATVAFLLMPRRKESRA; this comes from the coding sequence GTGCCGACGGTTCCGTCACGCACCAACGCGACAACCCTGCCCATCATCCTCGGCCTTTCCCTCGCTTTCACGGTCACGGTCGTCGACCCGTTGGTGCTCAGCCTGAATCTGCCGCAGGTGAGCCGGGCCCTTCATGTCCCGGCGCAGGCACTCGGACTGCTGGGCGGAGCGGCGACGCTGGTGATGGCCTCCGCCGTCCTCGCCGCGGGCGGTCTCGGGGACATCTTCGGGCTCAAGCGGCTGCTGATGCTGGGACTGGTCGTCGTCACGGTCGTCGACCTGCTCTCCATGTTTTCCCCCGGCTACGGCTTCCTGCTGGCGATGCGTTTTCTGGACGGGCTGGGGATGACCGCGCTGCTGGCAGTGCCGCTGGCCCTGCTGAAAGTGTCGGTACCGCCAGAGAAGCGGCCACTGGGCATCGGCGTCCTGATGGCCGTCACAACGATCTTGTGCGGAGTGATCCCCACGTTCACGGGCTGGGCGGTGGTGGCCGTCGGCTGGCGGTTCCTGTTCCTGATCGCCCCCCTGCTGTGCCTGGTCTCGCTCTGGTTGACGGCCCGGTACGTCCCCGAGTCACCCGTCCAGCAGGGCCGTCGCCTCGACGTGGTGGGTGTGACCCTGATCGGCACCGCCCTGCTGGTCCTCGTCGTCGGCCTCGCGGCGGCGCAGAACGGCATCTCCCGGCCCGAGGCCTTGGTGCCGTTCGCGGTCAGCACAGTCGTCGCCGTGTTCTTCGTGCTCCACGAACGTCAGACTCCTGAACCTGCCCTCGACCTGGCGCTGTTCCGCAGCGCACCGTTCAACGTGGCCCTGGCGGCGACCCTCACGCTGAACTTCCTCGCCGCCGGACTCAGCATCGTCCTGGGGCAGTTCGGAAGCGTCGTGCTGTCGCTGTCCCCCGAGGCCATCGGCTTGCTGTACCTTCCCGGCACACTACTGATCGCCGGTGCCCTGATCCTGGCCGGGAGCCTGGTGGGCAAGTACACCCCGCGGCCGGTGATGGTCACCGGCCTGCTGGTGATGGCGGCAAGCGGGCTGGTGATGGCGGGCACGGCGGGCCCCACGATGGCTGTGTGGCTGCTCGTGCCGACCACATGGCTGTGCAACCTCGGGTCTCTGGTCACCTCCACATCAGTGTCCGAGACGGTGCTCTCCCAAGCACCGCCCGGGCATTCCGGCACGGTGGCCTCCGTTCAGATGGCTTTCGCGATGACCGGCTCCGCGCTCGGACCCACCGTCTACCTTCTGCTCTTCAACTTCTTCTTCCAGCGGGAGTGGCTGGCGGACGCAAAGTCACGCGACCTGTCGGTGAGAAAGGCCGAACAGGCCGTGGATGCCGTGCGCAGCGGGATGGCGCAGAGCCCGGGTGGCGTCGGATACGACCCGAACTTGCTCCGACAGGCTTCAGGACTGAAACTCGGACTGGACTTCGCCGACGGACTGCGGCTCACCATGCTGGCGGTCAGCATCCTGCCCCTCATGGTGGCGACGGTGGCCTTCTTGCTGATGCCTCGCCGCAAGGAGTCCCGGGCGTAG
- a CDS encoding DUF1254 domain-containing protein, producing MASASTSARPVQRLSHQLTEVASGIGQAAMATGRATADAVRHPRATVGRAREASQALPLMWESVKPVLTGHVSDWRREYAYTLGEQAFVYGFPYIYNAGLRHRWVTQKPDTDATPYAAVNHFWHAGRLFDASDREGLSPNNDTLYSFAWVDLSEEPIILSHPDMGDRYFTFELVGVTSDNYGYVGQRATGPHAGDFALVGPGWTGDLPKGVHRTETAPSPWIVIVGRTLVAGERDLSHVHALQRRYRLTPLHLFGKEGAHLPQRRDVLEPIDVAQDRLGPWKTLNAMLAENPPPRHHDVLLKQFAEIGIGPGLDVEAQPESVKQSLIRAAATAAPMLEQQLLSGEWAHVINGWLYPPPQLGRFGDDFLRRAAEQSLVGVAANDPQEAVYLAAFHDSDGGKLSTGRYELRFEPGDLPPVDAFWSLTVYGEDRNLVPNPIGRYSIGDRTPGLVTDADGSLTLHLQPESPGPAREPNWLPTPEQGIWFIALRMYLPRPEVIDARWECPPIRHLV from the coding sequence ATGGCCTCTGCATCCACGAGCGCCCGTCCCGTGCAGCGACTGAGCCACCAACTCACGGAAGTGGCGTCGGGCATCGGCCAGGCGGCGATGGCGACAGGCAGGGCCACGGCGGACGCCGTGCGCCACCCACGAGCAACGGTCGGACGCGCACGCGAGGCATCGCAGGCGCTGCCTCTGATGTGGGAGTCGGTGAAGCCGGTGCTGACCGGCCACGTCAGCGACTGGCGCCGAGAATACGCCTACACGCTCGGGGAACAGGCCTTTGTCTATGGCTTCCCGTACATCTACAACGCCGGGCTCCGCCACCGGTGGGTGACCCAGAAACCCGACACCGATGCGACACCGTATGCCGCCGTCAACCACTTCTGGCACGCCGGCAGGCTCTTCGACGCCTCCGACCGGGAGGGCCTGAGCCCCAACAACGACACGTTGTACTCGTTCGCCTGGGTCGACCTGAGCGAGGAACCCATCATCCTCTCGCACCCGGACATGGGCGACCGCTACTTCACCTTCGAACTGGTCGGCGTCACCTCCGACAACTACGGCTACGTGGGACAGCGTGCCACCGGACCGCATGCCGGAGACTTCGCCCTCGTCGGGCCAGGATGGACGGGAGACCTCCCCAAAGGGGTCCACCGCACGGAGACCGCACCCAGTCCCTGGATCGTCATCGTGGGCCGGACCCTCGTCGCAGGCGAGCGCGACCTCTCGCACGTGCATGCGCTTCAGCGCCGGTACCGGCTGACCCCGCTCCACCTTTTCGGCAAGGAGGGAGCGCACCTTCCGCAACGCCGCGACGTGCTGGAACCGATCGACGTCGCACAGGATCGGCTCGGGCCGTGGAAGACCCTGAACGCGATGCTGGCCGAGAATCCGCCACCCCGGCACCACGACGTCCTGCTCAAGCAGTTCGCCGAGATCGGCATCGGGCCCGGTCTCGATGTCGAAGCCCAGCCCGAATCCGTCAAGCAGAGCCTGATCCGGGCCGCGGCCACCGCCGCACCGATGCTCGAACAGCAACTGCTCAGTGGCGAATGGGCCCATGTCATCAACGGCTGGCTCTACCCGCCACCCCAGTTGGGAAGGTTCGGGGACGATTTCCTGAGGCGAGCCGCGGAACAGTCCCTGGTCGGTGTCGCCGCCAACGATCCCCAGGAAGCGGTGTACCTTGCCGCCTTCCACGACTCCGACGGCGGCAAGCTGTCCACGGGCCGCTACGAACTGCGCTTCGAACCGGGGGATCTGCCTCCTGTCGACGCGTTCTGGTCCCTGACCGTCTACGGGGAGGACAGGAACCTGGTCCCCAACCCGATCGGCCGCTACTCGATCGGCGACCGTACCCCGGGACTGGTCACGGACGCGGATGGAAGCCTGACCCTCCATCTACAGCCCGAGTCCCCGGGTCCCGCCCGGGAGCCCAACTGGCTGCCCACACCGGAACAGGGCATCTGGTTCATCGCCTTGCGTATGTACCTGCCACGCCCCGAAGTCATCGACGCACGATGGGAGTGCCCGCCGATCCGCCACCTCGTCTGA
- a CDS encoding ATP-grasp domain-containing protein, with the protein MRAQAEVGKIPPEDHALLMRLLADLTDVEFLHDLDIRRTWVRDGKVHCGEVCLNDLDLFVWHANLPRDPGSYALEALRTLSLDIPVVPDPARFSTGLDKYRAHLRLSRAGLPVPDTVLLDRRDTAAAASVLAEWGRALLKPRLGSFGQGVLLIEDFAILRDLADYLDSTLARTTEHTFLLERFYPNSPADWIGTTLINGTLMYGYRKRGHRFTRLSADAWKVYDPEGIGGDVDGCHVPPAHAGLVQRAQLALGLPLVGFDLILYEGRPIIVDENTYPGLYPDLFAAAGRSLGRELFAFVRDLTRHRSGVLTPARRGRTAVRDADGFTGGVWGPEARRRSERFTGPFRGAVNSSGGIWGGVNASRPDGS; encoded by the coding sequence GTGCGCGCGCAGGCGGAGGTCGGCAAGATTCCGCCCGAGGACCACGCGCTGCTGATGAGACTGCTGGCGGATCTCACCGACGTCGAGTTCCTGCACGACCTGGACATCCGTCGCACCTGGGTCCGCGACGGCAAGGTGCACTGCGGTGAGGTCTGCCTCAACGACCTCGACCTCTTCGTCTGGCATGCCAACTTGCCCCGGGACCCGGGCAGCTACGCCCTGGAAGCCCTGCGCACGCTCAGCCTGGACATACCCGTTGTCCCGGACCCCGCACGCTTCTCGACCGGCCTCGACAAGTACCGGGCTCACCTGCGGCTGTCCCGGGCCGGCCTCCCGGTGCCCGACACGGTCCTGCTCGATCGCCGCGACACGGCCGCCGCCGCATCCGTACTCGCGGAATGGGGCCGCGCCCTGCTGAAACCCAGGCTCGGCTCCTTCGGACAGGGGGTCCTGCTGATCGAGGACTTCGCGATCCTGCGGGACCTGGCGGACTACCTGGACAGCACGCTCGCCCGGACGACGGAGCACACCTTCCTCCTTGAGCGCTTCTATCCCAACAGCCCTGCCGACTGGATCGGTACGACCCTCATCAACGGCACCCTGATGTACGGCTATCGCAAGCGCGGCCACCGCTTCACCCGTTTGTCCGCCGATGCATGGAAGGTGTACGACCCTGAGGGGATCGGCGGCGATGTCGACGGCTGCCACGTCCCCCCGGCGCACGCCGGGCTCGTCCAGCGGGCCCAGCTGGCCCTGGGCCTGCCGCTGGTCGGCTTCGACCTGATTCTGTACGAGGGCCGACCCATCATCGTGGACGAGAACACCTACCCTGGGCTCTACCCCGATCTCTTCGCTGCCGCGGGGCGCTCGCTCGGCCGCGAACTCTTCGCATTCGTCCGCGACTTGACCAGGCACCGTTCCGGTGTCCTCACACCTGCCCGCCGGGGCCGGACCGCTGTCCGTGACGCGGACGGATTCACCGGCGGCGTCTGGGGTCCCGAAGCGAGGCGCCGCAGCGAGCGGTTCACGGGCCCCTTCCGCGGGGCGGTCAACAGCAGTGGCGGTATTTGGGGTGGTGTAAACGCTTCGCGTCCGGATGGGTCTTGA
- a CDS encoding aldo/keto reductase has translation MQSELSFWTQDQLVEMVPYCEQQSIAFLPFAPLGRGFLAGRFSSFDDLPEDDLRRRLPRFQRDALRADLAIVGRIREVAERVGTTPAQVALARLPTQGQYVVPDPGTRTPAHLRGNADAAGVRLGAADLADLDALPAPHGGRY, from the coding sequence GTGCAGTCCGAGCTGTCGTTTTGGACGCAGGACCAGCTCGTCGAGATGGTGCCGTACTGCGAGCAGCAAAGCATCGCCTTCCTGCCGTTCGCGCCCCTCGGGCGAGGTTTCCTCGCCGGGAGGTTCTCGTCCTTCGACGACCTGCCCGAGGACGACCTGCGGCGTCGGCTGCCGCGCTTCCAGCGCGACGCGCTGCGTGCCGACCTGGCCATCGTCGGCCGGATACGGGAGGTCGCCGAACGGGTGGGGACCACGCCGGCACAGGTGGCACTGGCCCGGCTGCCGACCCAGGGCCAGTACGTGGTGCCCGACCCGGGGACCAGGACCCCGGCGCACCTGCGGGGCAACGCCGACGCGGCTGGCGTCAGGCTCGGCGCGGCGGACCTCGCCGACCTCGACGCCTTGCCGGCCCCGCACGGCGGGCGTTACTGA
- a CDS encoding MFS transporter encodes MFVLLSIENVLINYTSTAMNVALSAIVRDLHTSLTGVQSAISLYALVVAACLITGSKLGARRGYPRTFVLGGEVFGVGALITALGPSLPFMLVGWSVLQGVGVALMLPAVVAMLTAAFTGATRTKVLSALGVTAGIGAAAGPVVGGLITHYLSWRVSFLLETVVTSAVVLLMWRTADPGRPRVRPGQRFDVLGALLSAAGFGLLVVATLLAGRYGLLRDRKDFEVFGNTLLHRGQVSPVPLLAGIGLAVLGVFAGWERHLIRRGRDPLVRLSVLRNRTIRVGTLTLVMQILVPTGMLFLVPVFLQTTVGFDALRSGVTLIAVPLGLTVAASTAARLIASGRMTHRTAQMGAFLCMAAGCVAIAVMFDPRQREVSAIGLALAPGLLLIGLGRGLATTVTDLIQSAPPPEEVSDVTGLSRTAGYLGSSFGVALAGAFMTTALLFAFEAAADASDVLSSDQKQLVKQTLDHQIQITAATDGAVRTKLASRGITGAVADELVRINARARGEALTVAATGMGALALIGFGLALRIPRGGHPGDSMANAPPPPPTPPPQPCD; translated from the coding sequence TTGTTCGTCCTTCTCTCCATCGAGAACGTCCTGATCAACTACACCTCCACCGCCATGAACGTGGCGCTGTCGGCGATCGTCAGGGACCTGCACACCTCGCTGACCGGCGTGCAGTCGGCGATCTCGCTGTACGCGCTGGTGGTTGCCGCATGTCTGATCACCGGAAGCAAACTCGGCGCACGCCGCGGGTACCCGCGGACCTTCGTCCTCGGCGGCGAGGTCTTCGGCGTGGGCGCACTGATCACCGCCCTCGGCCCGAGTCTGCCGTTCATGCTGGTCGGCTGGTCCGTGCTGCAGGGGGTCGGCGTGGCGCTGATGCTTCCGGCGGTGGTGGCCATGCTCACCGCGGCCTTCACCGGGGCCACCCGGACAAAGGTCTTGTCCGCGCTCGGAGTGACCGCGGGAATCGGGGCGGCGGCCGGCCCCGTGGTGGGTGGCCTGATCACCCACTACCTCAGTTGGCGAGTGTCGTTCCTCCTGGAAACCGTCGTCACGTCGGCCGTGGTGCTGCTCATGTGGCGGACGGCCGATCCCGGGCGACCCCGTGTGCGCCCCGGACAGCGCTTCGATGTCCTCGGTGCGCTGCTGTCGGCCGCGGGATTCGGGCTGCTCGTCGTCGCGACCCTGCTGGCGGGGCGGTACGGCCTGCTCAGGGACCGGAAGGACTTCGAGGTCTTCGGCAATACCCTGCTCCACCGCGGCCAGGTGTCACCCGTGCCACTGCTCGCTGGCATCGGACTGGCGGTCCTGGGCGTGTTCGCCGGATGGGAGCGTCACCTGATCAGGCGCGGCAGGGACCCGTTGGTGCGTTTGTCGGTGCTGCGCAACCGCACGATCCGGGTCGGGACCCTGACCCTGGTGATGCAGATCCTGGTCCCCACCGGCATGCTCTTCCTGGTGCCGGTCTTCCTGCAGACGACTGTGGGCTTCGACGCGCTGCGGAGCGGAGTCACACTGATCGCGGTGCCGTTGGGGCTGACGGTGGCGGCCTCGACGGCCGCCAGGCTCATCGCAAGCGGGCGGATGACCCACCGCACAGCGCAGATGGGGGCGTTCCTCTGCATGGCCGCCGGCTGCGTCGCGATCGCCGTGATGTTCGACCCGCGTCAGCGGGAAGTGTCGGCCATAGGCCTGGCACTCGCACCGGGTCTCCTCCTCATCGGGCTCGGCCGGGGCCTGGCCACGACGGTCACCGACCTCATCCAGTCAGCGCCTCCGCCGGAGGAAGTGAGCGACGTGACGGGATTGTCCCGCACCGCCGGTTATCTCGGAAGTTCGTTCGGAGTCGCGCTCGCCGGCGCATTCATGACCACGGCCCTGCTCTTCGCGTTCGAGGCAGCGGCGGATGCCAGCGACGTCTTGTCCTCCGACCAGAAGCAACTCGTCAAGCAGACACTCGACCACCAGATCCAGATCACCGCCGCGACCGACGGCGCCGTCCGCACAAAGCTGGCATCGCGGGGCATCACGGGCGCGGTGGCCGACGAGCTCGTGCGGATCAACGCCCGGGCCAGGGGCGAGGCGCTGACCGTCGCGGCCACCGGCATGGGCGCGCTGGCCCTGATCGGATTCGGGCTGGCACTGCGCATTCCCCGCGGTGGCCATCCGGGTGACAGTATGGCAAACGCACCACCGCCGCCGCCAACACCACCGCCACAACCGTGCGATTGA